One part of the Rutidosis leptorrhynchoides isolate AG116_Rl617_1_P2 chromosome 1, CSIRO_AGI_Rlap_v1, whole genome shotgun sequence genome encodes these proteins:
- the LOC139883309 gene encoding calcium-transporting ATPase 10, plasma membrane-type-like isoform X1, which produces MSSGGSPYRRQRKDLESGGGSSGSFTDYESAHDPFDIVSTKSASVDRLQRWRQAALVLNASRRFRYTLDLKKEEDKKKIIAKIRTHAQVIRASYLFQAAGEKEDGIYFCILTHPPTHIHISVYLCIYITLIFKVVVVATGIPKAPPSPIPTGDYDVSPEQLASMTQDHDIAALQNFGGVKGLAEKLKTSPDKGIPEDESNILDRKNVFGSNTYPRKKGRSFWNFLFDACRDTTLIILMVAAAASLALGIKTEGIKEGWYDGGSIALAVIIVIVVTAISDYKQSLQFQNLNEEKQNIQLEVVRGGRRVKISIFDIVVGDVIPLKIGDQVPADGVLISGHSLCIDESSMTGESKIVCKDQKSPFLMSGCKVADGYGTMLATSVGIHTEWGLLMASISEDNGEETPLQVRLNGVATFIGIVGLVVAVSVLAILLIRFFTGHTRDDQDRVEFIAGKTTVGKAIDGAIKIFTVAVTIVVVAVPEGLPLAVTLTLAYSMRKMMADKALVRRLSACETMGSATTICSDKTGTLTLNLMTVVEAYICGKKIDPPNNTSELPARIVSLLTEGVAQNTTGSVYLPEGGKEIEVSGSPTEKAILQWGINLGMNFEAVRSESLLIHAFPFNSEKKRGGVAVKRTDSEVHVHWKGAAEIVLAQCTRYMDSNEQLVPLDEAKVEYFKKAIEDMAAGSLRCVAIAFRPLNAETVPTDEEELSKWELPEADLVLLAIVGLKDPCRPGVRDAVQLCVKAGVKVRMVTGDNLQTAKAIALECGILGSDVDATEPNLIEGKSFRAMSEAQRLQVADRISVMGRSSPNDKLLLVQALRKKGHVVAVTGDGTNDAPALHEADIGLAMGIQGTEVAKESSDIIILDDNFATVVKVVRWGRSVYANIQKFIQFQLTVNVAALIINVVAAVSSGDVPLNAVQLLWVNLIMDTLGALALATEPPTDHLMDRHPVGRREPLITNIMWRNLLIQAFYQVSVLLVLNFKGRELLHSQHKPNDHAIKEKNTLIFNAFVFAQIFNEFNARKPDEFNVFKGVTKNRLFMGIVGLTVILQIVIVMFLGIFTTTVRLSWQLWLVSIVIGFISWPLAVVGKFIPVSEKPFSEYFTGMFACCIPRHKKEESSRRNQEDL; this is translated from the exons ATGAGTAGCGGTGGCTCGCCGTACAGGCGACAACGGAAGGATTTAGAGTCTGGCGGTGGAAGTAGCGGCAGTTTTACGGATTATGAGTCGGCTCATGATCCGTTTGATATTGTCAGTACAAAGAGTGCTTCTGTTGACCGCCTTCAACGATGGAGG CAAGCTGCACTTGTGTTAAATGCTTCCCGTCGGTTCCGATACACTTTGGATTTGAAAAAGGAGGAAGATAAGAAGAAAATTATAGCAAAGATCAGAACTCATGCGCAAGTCATTCGA GCTTCCTACCTTTTTCAAGCAGCTGGAGAAAAGGAAGATGGTATCTATTTTTGCATACTCACCCACCCACCCACCCACATACATATATCTGTGTATTTGTGTATTTATATTACCTTGATATTCAAAGTTGTTGTTGTTGCAACAGGAATCCCAAAAGCCCCTCCATCTCCTATTCCTACTGGTGATTATGACGTTAGTCCGGAACAACTTGCTTCCATGACCCAAGATCATGATATTGCTGCTTTGCAGAACTTCGGAGGG gttaAAGGgttggcagaaaagttgaagacaAGTCCTGATAAGGGTATTCCTGAAGACGAGTCGAACATATTGGATAGGAAAAACGTGTTCGGTTCAAACACGTATCCACGAAAGAAGGGACGAAGCTTTTGG AATTTTCTGTTTGATGCTTGTCGAGATACCACCTTGATCATCTTGATGGTTGCCGCTGCTGCTTCTTTAGCTCTGGGAATAAAAACAGAG GGGATCAAAGAAGGTTGGTATGATGGTGGAAGCATAGCTTTGGCTGTTATAATTGTCATAGTTGTTACAG CTATAAGTGATTATAAACAATCACTTCAATTTCAAAATTTGAATGAGGAGAAGCAGAACATACAATTAGAGGTGGTAAGAGGTGGAAGGAGGGTCAAGATTTCTATATTTGACATTGTCGTTGGGGATGTCATACCTTTAAAAATTGGTGACCAG GTTCCTGCTGACGGAGTTTTAATCTCCGGTCACTCCCTTTGTATTGATGAATCAAGTATGACTGGGGAGAGTAAAATT GTTTGTAAAGATCAAAAATCACCATTTTTAATGTCGGGATGCAAGGTGGCTGATGGCTATGGTACTATGCTG GCAACTAGTGTTGGAATACATACTGAATGGGGGTTGCTTATGGCTAGCATCTCAGAAGATAACGGTGAGGAAACCCCGTTACAG GTGCGTTTGAATGGAGTGGCGACATTTATTGGTATAGTTGGGCTTGTGGTAGCTGTATCTGTTCTTGCGATCCTTCTCATCAG GTTTTTTACTGGACATACAAGGGATGACCAAGACCGAGTAGAGTTTATTGCCGGGAAAACTACTGTCGGGAAAGCTATTGATGGTGCGATTAAAATCTTTACTGTTGCG GTcactattgttgttgttgcggtgccAGAAGGGCTTCCACTGGCTGTTACTTTAAC GCTTGCTTATTCGATGCGCAAAATGATGGCGGACAAAGCATTG GTTAGGAGATTATCAGCGTGCGAAACAATGGGGTCCGCCACCACAATCTGCAGCGATAAGACCGGGACCTTGACACTAAACTTG ATGACTGTGGTTGAGGCTTATATTTGTGGCAAGAAAATCGATCCTCCAAATAACACTTCAGAATTACCAGCACGCATCGTATCTCTTCTTACTGAGGGTGTTGCTCAGAATACGACTGGCAGTGTGTATTTACCTGAG GGTGGCAAAGAAATTGAGGTTTCTGGTTCACCAACAGAGAAGGCCATCCTTCAATGGGGAATCAAT CTTGGAATGAATTTTGAGGCGGTGCGGTCAGAGTCTTTACTCATTCATGCATTCCCCTTCAACTCAGAGAAAAAACGAGGAGGAGTTGCAGTGAAACGG ACTGATTCTGAAGTTCATGTACACTGGAAAGGGGCTGCTGAAATCGTATTAGCTCAATGCACAAGATACATGGACAGCAATGAACAACTTGTTCCCCTCGATGAAGCAAAA GTTGAATATTTCAAGAAGGCGATTGAAGATATGGCGGCTGGAAGCTTGCGTTGTGTTGCTATTGCGTTCCGACCGCTAAACGCGGAAACCGTGCCAACAGACGAAGAAGAGTTGTCAAAGTGGGAATTACCCGAAGCTGATCTTGTTTTGCTAGCAATAGTTGGTTTGAAG GATCCTTGCCGACCAGGTGTCAGAGACGCTGTCCAACTTTGTGTAAAGGCTGGTGTGAAG GTTAGAATGGTGACTGGTGACAATCTTCAAACTGCAAAAGCAATTGCATTAGAATGTGGTATACTCGGGTCAGATGTAGACGCGACCGAGCCTAACCTAATCGAAGGGAAATCGTTTCGTGCAATGTCGGAGGCACAGAGACTACAAGTTGCTGACAGGATATCG GTGATGGGGCGTTCATCTCCTAATGATAAGTTGTTACTGGTGCAAGCGTTGAGGAAGAAAGGGCATGTTGTTGCTGTAACTGGAGATGGAACTAACGATGCACCTGCATTACATGAA GCTGATATTGGTCTTGCTATGGGCATACAAGGGACTGAAGTTGCTAAAGAAAGTAGTGACATCATTATATTAGATGACAATTTCGCTACTGTTGTGAAG GTTGTTCGTTGGGGAAGATCTGTCTATGCAAATATCCAGAAATTTATCCAGTTTCAGCTTACTGTAAACGTTGCTGCTCTAATCATTAATGTTGTGGCAGCAGTTTCTTCTGGTGATGTCCCACTGAATGCAGTGCAG CTGCTTTGGGTGAATCTTATCATGGATACTCTCGGTGCACTCGCGCTCGCAACTGAACCACCCACAGATCACCTCATGGACCGCCACCCCGTTGGCCGCAG gGAGCCTCTTATAACAAATATTATGTGGAGGAATTTGCTGATACAG GCTTTTTATCAAGTGTCTGTTCTCCTTGTACTCAATTTCAAAGGCAGAGAACTGTTGCATTCACAGCATAAGCCTAATGACCATGCTATCAAAGAGAAAAATACTCTGATTTTCAACGCGTTTGTCTTTGCACAG ATATTCAACGAGTTTAACGCAAGGAAGCCCGATGAGTTTAATGTTTTCAAAGGAGTTACTAAAAACCGACTGTTCATGGGTATTGTGGGCCTTACTGTGATTCTTCAA ATTGTCATAGTTATGTTCCTTGGAATATTCACCACTACTGTAAGACTGAGTTGGCAATTATGGCTAGTGTCTATCGTTATCGGCTTTATCAG TTGGCCTCTTGCGGTTGTTGGGAAATTCATACCTGTTTCTGAGAAGCCCTTCAGCGAATATTTTACTGGCATGTTTGCATGTTGCATCCCACGTCACAAAAAAGAAG aaTCATCTAGAAGAAATCAGGAGGATTTATGA
- the LOC139883309 gene encoding calcium-transporting ATPase 10, plasma membrane-type-like isoform X2, producing the protein MSSGGSPYRRQRKDLESGGGSSGSFTDYESAHDPFDIVSTKSASVDRLQRWRQAALVLNASRRFRYTLDLKKEEDKKKIIAKIRTHAQVIRASYLFQAAGEKEDGIPKAPPSPIPTGDYDVSPEQLASMTQDHDIAALQNFGGVKGLAEKLKTSPDKGIPEDESNILDRKNVFGSNTYPRKKGRSFWNFLFDACRDTTLIILMVAAAASLALGIKTEGIKEGWYDGGSIALAVIIVIVVTAISDYKQSLQFQNLNEEKQNIQLEVVRGGRRVKISIFDIVVGDVIPLKIGDQVPADGVLISGHSLCIDESSMTGESKIVCKDQKSPFLMSGCKVADGYGTMLATSVGIHTEWGLLMASISEDNGEETPLQVRLNGVATFIGIVGLVVAVSVLAILLIRFFTGHTRDDQDRVEFIAGKTTVGKAIDGAIKIFTVAVTIVVVAVPEGLPLAVTLTLAYSMRKMMADKALVRRLSACETMGSATTICSDKTGTLTLNLMTVVEAYICGKKIDPPNNTSELPARIVSLLTEGVAQNTTGSVYLPEGGKEIEVSGSPTEKAILQWGINLGMNFEAVRSESLLIHAFPFNSEKKRGGVAVKRTDSEVHVHWKGAAEIVLAQCTRYMDSNEQLVPLDEAKVEYFKKAIEDMAAGSLRCVAIAFRPLNAETVPTDEEELSKWELPEADLVLLAIVGLKDPCRPGVRDAVQLCVKAGVKVRMVTGDNLQTAKAIALECGILGSDVDATEPNLIEGKSFRAMSEAQRLQVADRISVMGRSSPNDKLLLVQALRKKGHVVAVTGDGTNDAPALHEADIGLAMGIQGTEVAKESSDIIILDDNFATVVKVVRWGRSVYANIQKFIQFQLTVNVAALIINVVAAVSSGDVPLNAVQLLWVNLIMDTLGALALATEPPTDHLMDRHPVGRREPLITNIMWRNLLIQAFYQVSVLLVLNFKGRELLHSQHKPNDHAIKEKNTLIFNAFVFAQIFNEFNARKPDEFNVFKGVTKNRLFMGIVGLTVILQIVIVMFLGIFTTTVRLSWQLWLVSIVIGFISWPLAVVGKFIPVSEKPFSEYFTGMFACCIPRHKKEESSRRNQEDL; encoded by the exons ATGAGTAGCGGTGGCTCGCCGTACAGGCGACAACGGAAGGATTTAGAGTCTGGCGGTGGAAGTAGCGGCAGTTTTACGGATTATGAGTCGGCTCATGATCCGTTTGATATTGTCAGTACAAAGAGTGCTTCTGTTGACCGCCTTCAACGATGGAGG CAAGCTGCACTTGTGTTAAATGCTTCCCGTCGGTTCCGATACACTTTGGATTTGAAAAAGGAGGAAGATAAGAAGAAAATTATAGCAAAGATCAGAACTCATGCGCAAGTCATTCGA GCTTCCTACCTTTTTCAAGCAGCTGGAGAAAAGGAAGATG GAATCCCAAAAGCCCCTCCATCTCCTATTCCTACTGGTGATTATGACGTTAGTCCGGAACAACTTGCTTCCATGACCCAAGATCATGATATTGCTGCTTTGCAGAACTTCGGAGGG gttaAAGGgttggcagaaaagttgaagacaAGTCCTGATAAGGGTATTCCTGAAGACGAGTCGAACATATTGGATAGGAAAAACGTGTTCGGTTCAAACACGTATCCACGAAAGAAGGGACGAAGCTTTTGG AATTTTCTGTTTGATGCTTGTCGAGATACCACCTTGATCATCTTGATGGTTGCCGCTGCTGCTTCTTTAGCTCTGGGAATAAAAACAGAG GGGATCAAAGAAGGTTGGTATGATGGTGGAAGCATAGCTTTGGCTGTTATAATTGTCATAGTTGTTACAG CTATAAGTGATTATAAACAATCACTTCAATTTCAAAATTTGAATGAGGAGAAGCAGAACATACAATTAGAGGTGGTAAGAGGTGGAAGGAGGGTCAAGATTTCTATATTTGACATTGTCGTTGGGGATGTCATACCTTTAAAAATTGGTGACCAG GTTCCTGCTGACGGAGTTTTAATCTCCGGTCACTCCCTTTGTATTGATGAATCAAGTATGACTGGGGAGAGTAAAATT GTTTGTAAAGATCAAAAATCACCATTTTTAATGTCGGGATGCAAGGTGGCTGATGGCTATGGTACTATGCTG GCAACTAGTGTTGGAATACATACTGAATGGGGGTTGCTTATGGCTAGCATCTCAGAAGATAACGGTGAGGAAACCCCGTTACAG GTGCGTTTGAATGGAGTGGCGACATTTATTGGTATAGTTGGGCTTGTGGTAGCTGTATCTGTTCTTGCGATCCTTCTCATCAG GTTTTTTACTGGACATACAAGGGATGACCAAGACCGAGTAGAGTTTATTGCCGGGAAAACTACTGTCGGGAAAGCTATTGATGGTGCGATTAAAATCTTTACTGTTGCG GTcactattgttgttgttgcggtgccAGAAGGGCTTCCACTGGCTGTTACTTTAAC GCTTGCTTATTCGATGCGCAAAATGATGGCGGACAAAGCATTG GTTAGGAGATTATCAGCGTGCGAAACAATGGGGTCCGCCACCACAATCTGCAGCGATAAGACCGGGACCTTGACACTAAACTTG ATGACTGTGGTTGAGGCTTATATTTGTGGCAAGAAAATCGATCCTCCAAATAACACTTCAGAATTACCAGCACGCATCGTATCTCTTCTTACTGAGGGTGTTGCTCAGAATACGACTGGCAGTGTGTATTTACCTGAG GGTGGCAAAGAAATTGAGGTTTCTGGTTCACCAACAGAGAAGGCCATCCTTCAATGGGGAATCAAT CTTGGAATGAATTTTGAGGCGGTGCGGTCAGAGTCTTTACTCATTCATGCATTCCCCTTCAACTCAGAGAAAAAACGAGGAGGAGTTGCAGTGAAACGG ACTGATTCTGAAGTTCATGTACACTGGAAAGGGGCTGCTGAAATCGTATTAGCTCAATGCACAAGATACATGGACAGCAATGAACAACTTGTTCCCCTCGATGAAGCAAAA GTTGAATATTTCAAGAAGGCGATTGAAGATATGGCGGCTGGAAGCTTGCGTTGTGTTGCTATTGCGTTCCGACCGCTAAACGCGGAAACCGTGCCAACAGACGAAGAAGAGTTGTCAAAGTGGGAATTACCCGAAGCTGATCTTGTTTTGCTAGCAATAGTTGGTTTGAAG GATCCTTGCCGACCAGGTGTCAGAGACGCTGTCCAACTTTGTGTAAAGGCTGGTGTGAAG GTTAGAATGGTGACTGGTGACAATCTTCAAACTGCAAAAGCAATTGCATTAGAATGTGGTATACTCGGGTCAGATGTAGACGCGACCGAGCCTAACCTAATCGAAGGGAAATCGTTTCGTGCAATGTCGGAGGCACAGAGACTACAAGTTGCTGACAGGATATCG GTGATGGGGCGTTCATCTCCTAATGATAAGTTGTTACTGGTGCAAGCGTTGAGGAAGAAAGGGCATGTTGTTGCTGTAACTGGAGATGGAACTAACGATGCACCTGCATTACATGAA GCTGATATTGGTCTTGCTATGGGCATACAAGGGACTGAAGTTGCTAAAGAAAGTAGTGACATCATTATATTAGATGACAATTTCGCTACTGTTGTGAAG GTTGTTCGTTGGGGAAGATCTGTCTATGCAAATATCCAGAAATTTATCCAGTTTCAGCTTACTGTAAACGTTGCTGCTCTAATCATTAATGTTGTGGCAGCAGTTTCTTCTGGTGATGTCCCACTGAATGCAGTGCAG CTGCTTTGGGTGAATCTTATCATGGATACTCTCGGTGCACTCGCGCTCGCAACTGAACCACCCACAGATCACCTCATGGACCGCCACCCCGTTGGCCGCAG gGAGCCTCTTATAACAAATATTATGTGGAGGAATTTGCTGATACAG GCTTTTTATCAAGTGTCTGTTCTCCTTGTACTCAATTTCAAAGGCAGAGAACTGTTGCATTCACAGCATAAGCCTAATGACCATGCTATCAAAGAGAAAAATACTCTGATTTTCAACGCGTTTGTCTTTGCACAG ATATTCAACGAGTTTAACGCAAGGAAGCCCGATGAGTTTAATGTTTTCAAAGGAGTTACTAAAAACCGACTGTTCATGGGTATTGTGGGCCTTACTGTGATTCTTCAA ATTGTCATAGTTATGTTCCTTGGAATATTCACCACTACTGTAAGACTGAGTTGGCAATTATGGCTAGTGTCTATCGTTATCGGCTTTATCAG TTGGCCTCTTGCGGTTGTTGGGAAATTCATACCTGTTTCTGAGAAGCCCTTCAGCGAATATTTTACTGGCATGTTTGCATGTTGCATCCCACGTCACAAAAAAGAAG aaTCATCTAGAAGAAATCAGGAGGATTTATGA